GGAaggaaataaatgaatgaacagGGTAGAcgattaggcctacaatgtcATAAGCTTATTAGTTTTTGTAACCTGTAACACCTATTATTGTAGGCCATATAAAATCTactaaaatattgatttctGTTGATATTACAACTTGTCTGACTGACTTACTGCATTcatcatttttatgtttttatgtttgtatTCTCTTCCAGAATGACTCAAGTTCAATTTGagatattatttgatttaattaaggATGACATCTCAAAAACAGATACAAATTTCAGAAAGAGCCTCACACCCAGAGAGCGCCTAGCAATATGTCTAAGGTACGTAAGATTTGATTCTGCTAGTAGTGCAATTTTTATTGACCTAATATACTGCTCCAAGTGTGTACTAGCCTATAGTAAAACATGATACGATATAGAAAGCCATGTGGGTAACACCTCGCATCTTTATTAAGTGATGCGCACGATACTTAaacctttttaataaaaaaaaacccaatgtCAATGTTTAGTGCTTATGAAGAGCCGCGCTAAGTAGGACATTTATGATAATTGTACCCATAGAAAAAAGGCGTTTTTATGCAGACCTACATtgagtttatatattttttgtatatcttTCTCTAGATTCCATGCCTCAGGCATTAGGAATTAGCACAATAAGCGCGATAGTCTTGGAGGTGGCAGATGCTATCTGGAAAAAACTCCAACCAGTATATATGGCCCCGCCTACTAAAGATGAATGGGCCGACATATCAGCCGATTTTGAAAGACGGTGGAATTTCCTAAACTGCGTCGGAGCCATTGACGGGAAGCACGTAACAATCAAAGCCCCTGGCAATTCTGGTTCCCTATTTTATAACTACAAGGGAACCTACTCCATTGTGTTAATGGCCTTAGTAGATGCAAATTACAATGTCATCTGTGTAGACGTTGGCAACTATGGTTCTAGCAGTGATGGAGGAATTTTCTCTAGAATGCAATTAGAAGAAAATACTTTAGGCATACCACCACCTAAAGTTTTACCAGATATGCCAGAGTTGGGTCCAGTGCCCCATGTGATTGTAGGGGATGAAGCATTCCCCCTCAAAACAAACGTCATGAGACCATACCCAGGTAATAAGACAgactgatttttattttattatttattgcggTGGCAGGtctaaaaaaatatagcaatacTTTGTTGACACCAACACATCATAAagaattattaaatagaattatttatatttcaggtAAAAAACTTGACAGAGAAAAAAGGATATACAACTACCGCCACAGCCGTGCTAGGCGAATCTCTGAAAATGTCTTTGGCATCCTGGCCAACAAGTTTCGCATTTTTCATCGTAAGCTGGAGCTGAAGCCGGCCAACGTGGACAAAGTTGTACTGTGTGCAACAGTCCTGCATAATTTTATACGTAAAACGGGGCCAACACCAATGGGGTCAGATGATCCAGATATATCATCAATAGAATCAGTAGAAGGCCTACTCAGTTTGGAGCACAGTGGGTTCCACAGTAGCAAAGACGCTATTGACGTCCGAGAAAAACTGTGTAAATGGTTCAGTTCTGATGTTGGTATTGTCTCGTGGCAGGACCGTTTATGTTTTGGTCATGCGGCAGCAAACTGAATAAAATATGCCAACCTAAACGAAAGTACACAGTATACCAAACTGCAAGATGTGtgctactactgtatttaataatcaaaatcaaattataCTAGTACATAtgttaaagcccccttccctacgttttttagatctaatttaagatcacaaactatatttaatgtaaaaataatactatatggtcctattgcgataacttttttcgtctttaaacggttaaaaatgtgaaaaataagttgattctaataattatagcggcccgctataaatcccaaaatgcattgcgcgcggattgatatttttgtttttcacctgtaatttgcccacttttcgatcgatcgtgaggccaaaacaaatggaagactcctaacttttcagcgaaaataccgggtagtgcattgtttctcactttttatcataatttaccataaaacgtacatttaagacaaggaatgacatggtttaatgttt
This DNA window, taken from Antedon mediterranea chromosome 9, ecAntMedi1.1, whole genome shotgun sequence, encodes the following:
- the LOC140058909 gene encoding uncharacterized protein, which translates into the protein MPELGPVPHVIVGDEAFPLKTNVMRPYPGKKLDREKRIYNYRHSRARRISENVFGILANKFRIFHRKLELKPANVDKVVLCATVLHNFIRKTGPTPMGSDDPDISSIESVEGLLSLEHSGFHSSKDAIDVREKLCKWFSSDVGIVSWQDRLCFGHAAAN